In Microbacterium sp. zg-Y818, the genomic window TCGGGTGAACGGTGGACCGATCCCTCCCACCGCACCCTGCAGTACGTCGCGGCCTCGACGCGGGAGCACGAGGCGCCCAACCGCATCCTGCTGATCGTGCACGGCTACGAACGCGACGTCGAGGTCACCCTCCCCCGCCTCGACGACGCCGAGCGCTTCGTCAGCCTCTGGTCCAGCGCCGACGAGACTCCGGACACGACCGCGACGGTCCACGCTCCCGGGGAGACCATCGCGATACCCGGCACATCGATGCGGCTGTTCCGCGTGGAGTGACGCGCAACTGTCATGCCGCTCAGCGATGCGCAAGTCCTGCGCCCCGATCGTCGGGAACGGTAGGTTCGAGAGGTGGCCACAACGAAGAAAACACCCCCGTCGCGCCCCTGGCGGAGCACCGCCGAACTGCCGCTCCGCCCCGCTGTGCCGTGGCAGTCGGCATCCGACACCGTCGCGGGCCGCATTCCCCTCGCCCTTCCCCGGCCAAGCGTTCCCGACCCCGGTTTCCGGCCCACCGCCTTCGTCGGCGAGGCGGTGCCGTTCCGCGTCACCGCGTTCCGTGAGGGCCACGACCTCATCGGCGTGCACCTTCGGCTGTTCGCTCCGAACGGCGAGGAGTCGCTGCACCGCCTGTCGCCGCTGAACGACGGATTCGACCGGTGGAGCGTGCTGGTCTCCCCCACCGCGCAGGGGGTCTGGCGGTTCCGGTTCGAGGCCTTCGGCGATGACTTCGCCACCTGGGAGCACGCAGCCGATCTGAAGATCGCGGCCGGCGTGGATGCCGAGCTCATGCGGGAATCCGGGGCGCTGCTGTTCCAGCGTGCTGCCGTGGAGAGGTCGCGTCCCGCCGCGGAACGGCGCCGGCTCGAAGCCGCCGCCGCGCGGCTGCGTGACGCGTCACTCTCCGACAGCGCTGCGCTCGAGATCGTCCGGGACCCCGAGATCGCGGCACTGTTCGCCGCGCGCCCGCTGCAGTCCCTCCTCACCGTCGGCCCGACCCATGAGCTGCTGGTGGAGCGCGAGCGCGCCGGCGTCGGCGCCTGGTACGAGTTCTTCCCCCGTTCCGAAGGTGCCGTGAGACGCACCGACGGCACGGTGCAGAGCGGGACGTTCCGCACCGCCGCCGAGCGGCTTCCGGCAGTGGCGGCGATGGGCTTCGATGTGCTCTACCTCCCGCCCATCCACCCGATCGGCGAAACCAACCGCAAGGGCCGCAACAACACGCTCGACCCCCAGCCCGGCGACCCCGGCTCGCCCTGGGCCATCGGCTCCGCGGCGGGCGGACACGACGCGGTGCACCCCGATCTCGGCACGATCGAGGACTTCCGCGCCTTCGTGAAGGCCGCCGCCGGTCACGGCCTCGAGGTCGCCATCGACCTGGCACTGCAGGCCGCGCCCGACCACCCGTGGGTCACCGAGCACCCGGAGTGGTTCACCACCCTGCCCGACGGATCCATCGCCTACGCCGAGAACCCGCCGAAGAAGTACCAGGACATCTACCCGGTGAACTTCGACAACGATCCCGAGGGCATCCGTGCCGAGGTGCTGCGGATCGTCCGGCACTGGATCGCGCAGGGCGTGAAGATCTTCCGCGTCGACAACCCGCACACCAAGCCGCTGCAGTTCTGGGAGTGGCTCATCGCCACCGTCAACGACGAGGACCCCGACGTGGTGTTCCTCGCCGAGGCGTTCACCCGCCCGGCGCCGATGCAGCGTCTGGCGATCGCGGGCTTCCAGCAGAGCTACTCGTACTTCACCTGGCGCAACACCAAGGCCGAGCTCGAGGAGTTCCTGGGATCGGTCAGTGACGAGACCGCCGACTTCATGCGGCCGAACCTCTTCGTCAACACGCCCGACATCCTGACCGAGTACCTGCAGTACGGAGGCCGTCCCGCCTACCGGGTGCGTGCGGCGATCGCGGCGACCGCCGGGGCCTCGTACGGCGTCTACGCCGGATACGAGCTCTACGAGAACGTCGCGCGCCCGGGCTCCGAAGAGAACATCGACAACGAGAAGTACGAGTACAAGCTGCGCGACTGGGCGGCCGCCGAGGCGAGCGGTGACTCGCTGGCGCCGTTCCTCACGCGGCTCAACGAGATCCGTCGCGCGCATCCGGCGCTGCGGCAGCTGCGCAACCTCCGCATCCACCGCAGCGACGACGACGCCATCCTCGTCTACTCCAAGCACCTGCCGGCCGCGCTGTCACCCGACGGCGTCGCCGACACGATCATCGTGGTCGCCAACGTAGACCCGCACTCGGCCCGCCAGACGATGGTGCACCTCGACACCGCCCAGTGGGGCGTCAATCCGGGCGAGGCGTTCGACGTCGTCGACCTGGTCAGCGGGGCCGAATGGACCTGGACCGACCACAACTTCGTGCGGCTGGATGCCTTCCACGAGCCAGCCCACATCCTGCACGTGAAGGAGCGCCGATGACCCCGCCCGATGACCGGATACTCGATACGGTCGCAACCGGCTCGTACCACGCGCCCCACGAGGTGCTCGGCATCCACCCCGCCGGTGATGGACGCTGGGTGATCCGCGCACGCCGCCCCCTCGCGGCGACGGTGACCGCGGAACTCGCCGACGGACGCAAGGTCGCACTTCACCACCTGCGCGCCGGCATCTGGGAGGGCGAGTTCGCCGCGTCGGACGCTCCGGCATACGTCCTCGCTTCGACCTACGACGACGGCACCGGCTACATCGCAGAGGACCCGTACCGCTTTCTCCCGACGATCGGCGAACTCGATCTGCACCTGATCGGCGAGGGTCGGCACGAGCAGCTCTGGCTCGCGCTCGGCGCGCACGTGCGCCGTTCGCAGGGCGTAGAGGGCGTGGGATTCACCGTGTGGGCGCCCAACGCCCAGGCGGTGCGGGTGGTCGGCGACTTCAACGGATGGGACGGACAGGGGCACGCGATGCGGTCGCTCGGCGGCAGCGGCGTGTGGGAGCTGTTCATCCCCGACATCGGCGTCGGCACCGTCTACAAGTTCGAGATCCTCACCCGTGGCGGGCAGTGGATCCTCAAGGCCGACCCGATGGCTCGCCTGGCCGAGATTCCGCCCGGCACGGCATCCGTCGTCACCGACACCGCGTACCGATGGGAGGACGGCGACTGGGTTGCTGCGCGGGAGCGCAGCTCGCCCCACGCGCAGCCCATGTCGACGTACGAGGTGCACCTCGGGTCGTGGCGTCCAGGGCTGTCGTACCGCGATGCCGCCGACCAGCTCATCGAATACGTCACCGCGCAGGGCTTCACGCACGTGGAGTTCATGCCGCTCGCCGAGCACCCGTTCGGCGGGTCGTGGGGCTACCAGGTCAGCGGGTACTACGCGCCGACCAGCCGGTTCGGCGACCCCGATGACCTGCGCTTCCTGATCGACCGCCTTCACCAGGCCGGCATCGGCGTGATCATGGACTGGGTGCCGGGACACTTCCCGAAGGACGCCTTCGCGCTCGCCCGATTCGATGGCGACACCCTGTACGAGCACGGCGATCCGCGCCGGGGCGAGCACCGCGACTGGGGCACGCTCATCTTCGATTACGGGCGCCGTGAGGTGCGCAACTTCCTGGTGGCAAACGCCCTGTACTGGTTCGAGGAGTTCCACGTCGACGGGCTGCGCGTGGATGCCGTGGCATCCATGCTGTACCTCGACTACTCCCGCGAACCGGGCGAATGGGTCCCCAACATCCACGGCGGCCGCGAGAACCTCGAGGCGATCGGCTTCCTGCAGGAGGTCAACGCCACGGCGTACAAGCGCTTCCCCGGCATCGCGATGATCGCCGAGGAGTCCACCAGCTTCCCCGGAGTCACCGCGCCGACCAGCGAGGGCGGGCTGGGGTTCGGGTTCAAGTGGAACATGGGCTGGATGAACGACTCGCTCCAGTACATCAAGCGGGATCCGATGTACCGCGCGCACCACGAGGGCGAGCTGTCGTTCTCCTTCGTCTACGCCTTCAGCGAGAACTTCATCCTGCCGATCAGCCACGACGAGGTCGTGCACGGCAAGGGCACGCTCTTCAGCCGCATGCCCGGCGATCACTGGCAGAAGCTTGCGAACATGCGTGCCTTCCTGGCGTACATGTGGGGGCACCCCGGCAAGCAGCTGCTGTTCATGGGTCAGGAGTTCGGGCAGATCGCGGAGTGGTCCGAGGGGCGCAGCCTCGACTGGTGGCTGCTGGACCAGCCGGCACACCAGCAGCTGCATTCCTATGTCGCGACGCTCAACCGGCTGTACCGGGAGCACCCCGCCCTCTGGCAGCGCGACCACGATGGCGCCGCGTTCTCGCGGGTGGGCGGCCCCGTGTGGAACCCGAACGTCCTCGCCTTCGCGCGCCGCGACGATGACGGCGGTGTGGTCACGGTCGTCTGCAACTTCTCCGGTGTGCCGGTCCACGGGTTCGAGCTCGATCTGCCCGCTGCCGGCACGTGGCGCGAGGTGCTCAACACCGACGCCGCGGAGTACGGCGGGTCGGGGGTCGGCAACATGGGCTCGGTCCACGCCGGCGAGGGCGGCCGCGCGACGATGGTGCTCCCCCCGCTCGGGGTGCTCTGGCTCCGCCACGAGGGCTGACCCACGCTTGCGGCTTTCGGGCCGCGTGGCTTGCCCGCCACGCGGCCCCGACGCCTGCGCGATGTCGCGTGATTCGGTGCAGTGACCGCGCGACCCGCGCGGGTCAGAACATGAGGTTGGCCAGTGCGCGACGGGCGTGCAGCACGCGGGGGTCGGCGTCGCCGACGAGCCCGAACAGCTCCAGCAGACGCTCGCGCACCGGAGCACGCTCGTCCGTCGGAAGTTCCGCGAACAGCTGCAGCAGGCGCGTGAAGGCGTCCTCGACATGGCCGCCCGCGACATCCAGGTCGGCGACGGCGAACTGCGCCTGCACGTCATGCGGCGCGGCGGCCGCGGCGGCGCGGGTCGCCTGCAGGTCCAGCCCCTGCACGCGCTCGAGCAGTCGCACCTGTCCGAGGCCCGAGCGGGCCTCTTCATCGCGGGGGTTCTCGGCGAGAGCCTGCTCGTATGCGGCGGCTGCCCGCGCGTAGTCGCCGGACTCGATGGCGTCGAAGGCCTCGGCGTGCAGCGGCGGCAACGCAGGCTCGGACACCTCGGTGGCGGCAGCGCCCGGCTCCCCCGCATCAACGGTGCCGGTCACGCCGTTCTGCGCGGCGAGCTGCAGCAGCTGGCCGAACACCTCGCGCACCTGCGCCTCGGGAACGGCGCCGGTGAACAGCGGCACCGGCTGGCCTGCGACGAGCGCGACGACCATCGGGATGGACTGGGCACGGAAGCCCTGCGCGAGCTGCGGGTTGGCGTCGACGTCGACCTTCGCGAGCACGACGCGGCCGGCGAGCTCGGTGACCACCTTCTCGAGCACGGGGCTCAGCTGCTTGCACGGCCCGCACCACTCGGCCCAGAGGTCCACGACGACGGGAACCGTGCGCGACAGCTCGAGGATCTC contains:
- a CDS encoding alpha-1,4-glucan--maltose-1-phosphate maltosyltransferase, with product MATTKKTPPSRPWRSTAELPLRPAVPWQSASDTVAGRIPLALPRPSVPDPGFRPTAFVGEAVPFRVTAFREGHDLIGVHLRLFAPNGEESLHRLSPLNDGFDRWSVLVSPTAQGVWRFRFEAFGDDFATWEHAADLKIAAGVDAELMRESGALLFQRAAVERSRPAAERRRLEAAAARLRDASLSDSAALEIVRDPEIAALFAARPLQSLLTVGPTHELLVERERAGVGAWYEFFPRSEGAVRRTDGTVQSGTFRTAAERLPAVAAMGFDVLYLPPIHPIGETNRKGRNNTLDPQPGDPGSPWAIGSAAGGHDAVHPDLGTIEDFRAFVKAAAGHGLEVAIDLALQAAPDHPWVTEHPEWFTTLPDGSIAYAENPPKKYQDIYPVNFDNDPEGIRAEVLRIVRHWIAQGVKIFRVDNPHTKPLQFWEWLIATVNDEDPDVVFLAEAFTRPAPMQRLAIAGFQQSYSYFTWRNTKAELEEFLGSVSDETADFMRPNLFVNTPDILTEYLQYGGRPAYRVRAAIAATAGASYGVYAGYELYENVARPGSEENIDNEKYEYKLRDWAAAEASGDSLAPFLTRLNEIRRAHPALRQLRNLRIHRSDDDAILVYSKHLPAALSPDGVADTIIVVANVDPHSARQTMVHLDTAQWGVNPGEAFDVVDLVSGAEWTWTDHNFVRLDAFHEPAHILHVKERR
- the glgB gene encoding 1,4-alpha-glucan branching protein GlgB translates to MTPPDDRILDTVATGSYHAPHEVLGIHPAGDGRWVIRARRPLAATVTAELADGRKVALHHLRAGIWEGEFAASDAPAYVLASTYDDGTGYIAEDPYRFLPTIGELDLHLIGEGRHEQLWLALGAHVRRSQGVEGVGFTVWAPNAQAVRVVGDFNGWDGQGHAMRSLGGSGVWELFIPDIGVGTVYKFEILTRGGQWILKADPMARLAEIPPGTASVVTDTAYRWEDGDWVAARERSSPHAQPMSTYEVHLGSWRPGLSYRDAADQLIEYVTAQGFTHVEFMPLAEHPFGGSWGYQVSGYYAPTSRFGDPDDLRFLIDRLHQAGIGVIMDWVPGHFPKDAFALARFDGDTLYEHGDPRRGEHRDWGTLIFDYGRREVRNFLVANALYWFEEFHVDGLRVDAVASMLYLDYSREPGEWVPNIHGGRENLEAIGFLQEVNATAYKRFPGIAMIAEESTSFPGVTAPTSEGGLGFGFKWNMGWMNDSLQYIKRDPMYRAHHEGELSFSFVYAFSENFILPISHDEVVHGKGTLFSRMPGDHWQKLANMRAFLAYMWGHPGKQLLFMGQEFGQIAEWSEGRSLDWWLLDQPAHQQLHSYVATLNRLYREHPALWQRDHDGAAFSRVGGPVWNPNVLAFARRDDDGGVVTVVCNFSGVPVHGFELDLPAAGTWREVLNTDAAEYGGSGVGNMGSVHAGEGGRATMVLPPLGVLWLRHEG
- a CDS encoding tetratricopeptide repeat protein, whose product is MTDPTSSVLRGAVDLSSLRSRPQPPAAASGDGAAGAGPSASVPSLIVDVTDATFGEILELSRTVPVVVDLWAEWCGPCKQLSPVLEKVVTELAGRVVLAKVDVDANPQLAQGFRAQSIPMVVALVAGQPVPLFTGAVPEAQVREVFGQLLQLAAQNGVTGTVDAGEPGAAATEVSEPALPPLHAEAFDAIESGDYARAAAAYEQALAENPRDEEARSGLGQVRLLERVQGLDLQATRAAAAAAPHDVQAQFAVADLDVAGGHVEDAFTRLLQLFAELPTDERAPVRERLLELFGLVGDADPRVLHARRALANLMF